Below is a genomic region from Sorghum bicolor cultivar BTx623 chromosome 9, Sorghum_bicolor_NCBIv3, whole genome shotgun sequence.
ACTATATCTCTGCTACTCCTCTCGTAGCGCCATCCACTCTGTTCTCGGAGTCACCTCTGCTGCCCCCATTGTCCCCCTATGTGCACATCCAACCAAACAAGTCATGTTAATCATTTCCCTGTAAAGATTGGCACTAGTTTCATGTTCCAATTTACGTTGTCGTTGCCAGCGCCGAAACAAATAGCACCTAAGTGTGACAAGGTGACAAGTTatgtggctagcaaccaaaaAACCCATTACAAACTCCACTCGATGCTTCTTTTCTATAACCATGCCTTTGCATGTTTTTGGCTTATATAAAGCTACAACTTTTTTTATATCATAGTTTTCTAAAACTACATCAgcctctattttttttctttatttacaaGCCACTTTTGTTGTGATAAATTTTTCTCTATCAAAAAGATCACATCCATACTTATCAAAAAGTATGTGCATTAATTAATCACATCCATACTTATCAAAAAGATCAGATCAGATTTATTTTCAACTAAAAAATTAGAAAGCCATCCTTAGGCAGCTCTAGGGAAAATTTAATGTAATGAAAATATGCAATCTCGTCATAGAGACACAAAACTATCACGTCAGTTGCTATTGCTAGAGTACAGTTACTTGTAGCTGCATATTTATTTTCCTCCCTAGCTTGTATCAACAATACTCGTAGCCATTAAGTTTGTAGACGTCCTTGGTGTGCTATTTTTCTCATCaatcaaaacaaaaaaataaataaagtaccAAAAAGAACCTCACGTCCCACGCTTCTCACACCCGCTCTCGCGCGCTGCCCGCGGCTGCCCCGCGCTACTTATGCCGGACTCTCGTCACTGATGACTGATCTGGTCCCCGGACACCACACCACCTCTCCAGCCGCCCTTCTGGTCCGGGCCTCCTCCTCGTACCTCGCCAGCGCGGGGGGGCCATGGGCCGCCGTAGGTTCCGGCTCGCCGACATGATGCCCAACTCCTGGTTCTACAAGCTCCGCGACATGCGCCGCCAGCGGGGTCACCCACCTGCCACTGGCGGCGGCGGGGTGGCGAGCGCAGCAATGctgccgtcgtcgtcgccgccgccgccgcagaggGGGGCAAGAAGGTCCGCCACGAGGCCTGCGTCCCCGAGGCGCGGGTCCGTGGCGCTCCCGCACAGGACGTCGTACTATTACCCCACCCGGGACCGGGAGCTCCCGGCGCCGGAGCCGAAGGACGCTGCCACGGAGGAGGACCGGCAGCACCGGCAGCTCCTCCCCCAGCACCAGCAGCAGTCGCCGCCGAGGTGCTCCAGGAGGCGGCACAGGGTGGGCGCCGTCAGGGTTGGGCGCGGGCTGGAGGCTCCAACCGGGGCGCGCCGGCGGCGGGACATGTACGTCGGGCGCGACGGCAGCGatgacgaggacgacgacgtcGACGAGGTCCGGAGGCCGGCGGTGATTGCGGCATCGGATTACAGCGTGAGCGGCAAGGTGATCGCGTCAGAAACGGACATCGTCATCGACCTCTGCTCCGAGAGCACCGCCGAGCGGGTGCTCCGCCCGATCGTGACGAGGCCGGCGATGAGGGAGGTGGTCCGGTACGAGCTGAAGGAGACGCACGTCGTCGACGTCGCCGACACAACGACGCCGGCAGGCGGCAGCTCTGCCTCGGAGCAGGGGAGCAACAAGTCCCACCCGAGGCGGCCGTCCGTGTCCGTGGGGCGCCGCCTCAGGACGCGCGTCAACAGCCCGCGGCTGGCGTCCACCACCACCAGGTCGTCCAGGAAGAGCATCAGCAAGCCGACAACCCCGGGGGCGTCGCCACGGCGGAAGACGACGACGCCAGCACCGCCGGCGCCTCTCGCGGAGAGCTTCGCGGTGGTGAAGTCGTCGGCGAACCCGAGGCGGGACTTCCGCGAGTCGATGGAGGAGATGATCGCGGAGAAGGGCATCCGCGACGCCGCCGACCTGGAGGACCTACTGGCCTGCTACCTCGCCCTCAACGCCGCCGAGCACCACGACCTCATCGTGGAGGTGTTCGAGGAGATCTGGTCCagcctcgccgtcgccggcgctAACCCATGAACCGAAACGACGGCCAGGAATGAGCTGAGGTCATCGATCATTCGTCGTCGTCCTCCCGCTGTATGCACTGCATGCTCGATCAGTACATTCATTTCCAGTTCCAGCAGCGGATTATTAACTAGCTTTAGCCTTTAGTTCCTTGACTTGTTATTGATGATTGCAATCACAAAACTCCACAAGGAAACTCgacaaagagaaaaaaaaaaaaggaagacaTCGTCATCTTGGTTCGATCTGCGAAAGTTTTTGGTTCTTTACTTGCTCGGTGATCGTGTGATTCTTCTCCTGGGATCGCGTGCGTGGTGCTCGCTGCTTTCTTGAGCGTTTTTTTCTCCTTGAGCGTTACCAGCGTGAACAGTGGCTAGTAGAAGGGCTGTTGTGGTCTGCACTAGacatcatcaccatcaccacGTATTAATTACAGATTTACAGTTTACTTTGAGATCTGAAATTAAATCCAGGTGAATCGGCCGAATCGTAGAGTACAGCGATTATTttaatgtgccgtaagatttaatgtgacggagaatcttgaaaaaattttgagaactaaacaaagccccaTAGATCTGTGGGCGAATGTTTGTTGCATCCCTACCTGCTGGCTACCTGGAAGATAACAACGTCTCGCGCTTCGTACCTGTGGGCTGTGGCTCTGGACCCGGAGACAAAATAACGACCGTATGCAGGGGCGCCCACACTGGAAGCAATAGTAGCATACGCTCGCCAAAATACTACTGTACAGTCCAGCTCAATATAATCGAGTGTGTGTCTTGGAGTTttactctctgttcttgtacATTGGACAGTAGCGTATCCTTGTGGTCTCTGTTTTGTCTGCGCCGTAGAAGCGCCACCAGCTAGCTCCTGTAAGCCCTATTTAGTTCACgtccaaaaattttttatcaATCTCTCATCAAATATTTGGACACAACATAAAAACcgtaagacaaatcttttaagtctaattagttcatgattaatcATAATTGTTATAATAACACATATACTATTGATGGATTAATTAAGCTTAATAagttcgtctcatgatttttaAACGAGTTATGTAGTTAGTTTTTCAATTAATATTTAATCATTTATTCTGATAACTCATAAAATATTTGATATgacatcaaaaatattttagttACGAAGGCCGTAGGAAAGTGGCAGAAGCTGTCACAGCACTACTGCCCAGCGAGTCCTGGTTATGACAGTCGAAGCTTGAGGTGCTAGCTAGGCGATCACCAGCATCTTCTTGGTCCTTACAGGAGACAGACTGTGGCTACAACTTCTTGTGACTCTGATTCCTACTACAGTTCCGAGTCTGTACTCGCTCTCATTTTTAGATTCTGGATTCTAGacactggccttgtttagatgcaaaaaaaaaatagattttgatattgtaatattttcgtttttatttgataaatattatccaattataaagtaactaggtttaaaaaatttgtctcgcgatttacaagcaaactgtgcaattagtttttgtttttatctatatttaatgttccatgcatatgttCCAAAATTtggtgtgacgggaaatcttaaaaagtacCATAGCGAACACCGCACGCGCAGTGTAGGGTTGAAAATGGACGGTCTTTGTTTACTTAAGGTCTCTTAAGAAAACGATCAGGTTCAGGCTTAGTGGCTTATTGTCACTGTTCATTTATTATAACTTGATGAGGTAAAGTTGCTTGTGTCGCTGTGTGGTGCCCATCTGGCCCAGGAGGCCAGGACGCATGGACAGCGGCCGGTCCACCGACCACCGGTGCCGCAGC
It encodes:
- the LOC8076998 gene encoding transcription repressor OFP4, translating into MGRRRFRLADMMPNSWFYKLRDMRRQRGHPPATGGGGVASAAMLPSSSPPPPQRGARRSATRPASPRRGSVALPHRTSYYYPTRDRELPAPEPKDAATEEDRQHRQLLPQHQQQSPPRCSRRRHRVGAVRVGRGLEAPTGARRRRDMYVGRDGSDDEDDDVDEVRRPAVIAASDYSVSGKVIASETDIVIDLCSESTAERVLRPIVTRPAMREVVRYELKETHVVDVADTTTPAGGSSASEQGSNKSHPRRPSVSVGRRLRTRVNSPRLASTTTRSSRKSISKPTTPGASPRRKTTTPAPPAPLAESFAVVKSSANPRRDFRESMEEMIAEKGIRDAADLEDLLACYLALNAAEHHDLIVEVFEEIWSSLAVAGANP